The genomic stretch TTGGAACTCACTGTGCCGCCGCCGGGAGGCCAAGACCCAGCTCTCTACGCGAACGCGGCGAGGCTGTGGCAGGCGTGGCGCCGGGAAGGCGTGCTCGCCGTCGACCGAGAGCCGTTCCTGTATCTTTGTGAGCACGAGTTCGAGTGGCAAGGTACGAGATACACGCGAACAGCGGTTATTGGTCTTCTAGACCTGAGTGAGGGCGTCCTGCCCCATGAGGAGACGATGGCCCACGCCAAGGAGGACCGCATCAACCTCCTTCGTGCAACCCACGCGCTTCCGAGTCCGATGATCGGCCTTTACGAGGATCCATCTGGGAAGGCTGCGCGAGCCCTCGCTTCCGTGCGGGACGGGTCAGAGCCGGACCTCGTTGCAACCCTGGAGGAGGAAGTCCTCAGGGTGTGGCGGATTCGCGATGCGGCGACCTCCGCCGCTGTTGCAGAGGTCGTCGGCGCGGGCCCGGTTGTCATCGCCGACGGCCACCATAGGTGTGAGTCCATGAAAAGGCTGGCCCGTGAGACCGGTGATCGGAGGCACATGCGCATCCTGGCGGCGCTCGTTTCCACGGCGGATCCCGGTTTGGTGGTGCTCCCGACGCATAGGGTGGTGGCCGGGTGGCCCGAGGGCTCGGAAGCCCGCCTCGCGGAAAGGATGCTCTCGGTGTTTGATATAGTCGACACTGTTGACGCTGCCGCGTTCTTCATCAATAGCAAGCCGCCTGCGCCCGAGGGCTGCGAGGACTTGGCTTCCCGGCTCTGGACGCGCCTTTGCTCACAGATCTCTAGCTCGGGCAACAGAACCTCCTTTGCGATGGTGACGCGTGCCGGCCTATGGGTCCTGGCCTACTGTGGTGATACGCCCGAGATGCTGAGGCGTCTAGACCTTGAGATCGCTGAGGAGGCGGCGTCGTGCAAAGCGGCTATTCCGGGCGCAGCGTGTGAGGTCGCGTACACTCACCACGGCCCGGCAGACATCGCCGCGATACTCTCCGGGAAGGCACAGGTCGCCATTTTCCCGCCGGCGGTTGCCGCGAGCGAGATCCTGAAGAAGGCATGCGACGGCTATCTCTTTCCGAAAAAGACCACGTATTTCCTGCCGAAGGCGCCCGCGGGCCTGCTCATGTGGGACATGGGGTCTCTTTGATCTTGACGGGCTGTCTCCGCAGGCACCCGCGCGCGGGAAGGGGGAAGAGAGACGGGGTGCGCCTGCGCACGTGTGCGGGCACGCGTCGGCCTCGGTCGCACGCGCGTAGCGCCGGAGGCTTCAGCCGTTCGGCGACGAGACCACGACTATCCCAAGACGGTCTTCGCAAACATACAGGATATCGGGCTGAACGACGTTGTGCTCGCTCAGAACCACGTCAACCGGGGCGTCATACACCTCGCCCAGCTGGTGGTCATCGACCCACTGCCTCAATGCCTTCTCGATTCTTCCGGAGACTCTTTGATGAAGAACGCTTGGAGCCGGTGTCATCTTCCTCAGGTCTACACCTCCACGAGCTCGTACCGCTCTCCGGATGACATCCGGCGATAATCCTCATAGGTGAGACGCAATTGCGGCGGGATGTATTGGGGGGTTGTCTCCCTCACAAGCTCTTTGCGCTTCTCCAGACCTGAGTCTTTCACGGCAATCACCCCGCATTGCACCATCAATCTCTTTCCTTTCTTCGCATCCTGATTTTACCAGGCAACCGATCGCTTGTCAACCCGTCGCGATGCCGCCCCGTCGGAACGCCGTCTGCTCGCGTCGTCCGACTCTTGCCACCGCCACGCGGACCGTCACGTGTTCGCGCTGTTCGTCAGCATGTGGGCACGTGGACTCCGGCAGGATGGCACGCGCTGCCTTCCGGCGGCGCCCGGGAAGCTGCGCGAGGCGGGGCGCTCCTCTCTGTGCTGTGCGGGCGCGAGGCTGTCGTCGACTCGTTGAGGGGCCGTGGGTGTTCGTGATCCGGCAAGTGTGCGCAAATTCCTATCGGACGACATAATCCGAGAAGAAGTTCTTCCATGGCAGATGGATCCTGCGAAGATTTTTCGCAAACCGGCAGGAATTCCTGTGTGAGGCAGCGAACCATCACTTTAGTAAAGGTATGCCACCAGGGATAGACTCACCGAGAAAGGACTGATGCGATGGGGAAGCACGGTTTGGAGAAGGACGCTTTGTGCAAGATGCCATGGGTCGTGTGGGCTCTCGGTTAAAGTCTCAAGACAAGGAGGGTCTTTCGATGAGACGTCTGTGGTTGGTTGTCCTTGCCTGTGTACTGCTGATGAGCGCCTCGGTACTGGCCGCGCCCTACGTCGAGCAAGAAGACCTCACTCCTTCAGCAAAGCCGATCCGCGGGGGCACGCTGCGCCTTGCGCTCCCGGCCTCGCCGCAGTCGTTCCTCTTTTATGGGGCACTTGATAACAACGCCTACACAGTCATCGGTCAGACCATGACCGGCCTGGTCGAGCTGCACCCGGTCACCAACGCGATCAGGCCCGGCCTTGCCGAGTCGTGGGAGACGTCCCCTGACGGGAAAGAGGTGGTCTTTCACCTGAGGGACGTGAAATGGTCGGACGGGGTCCCACTCACTGCGGACGACGTGATCTTTACCTTTGAGAACTTCATCATGAACCCCGTGGCCAAGGGCAATTCGGTCGACAGGTTTACCATTGTGGATACTTCCGACGGGAAGAAAAAGCCGATTCAGTGGGTCAAGATCAACGACAAGACCGTGAAAGCCGTTCTACCGTCGCCGTTCGGCCCGTTCTACATGAACCTCTCTGCCGCGTACATTTATCCCAAGCACAAGCTGGAGAGCAAGATCGACAAGAAGAGGCCCGACTCAGTCAACGAGCTTTGGCTCACCAACACCAACCCGAAGGAGATAATCGCCAACGGACCCTACAGGATCGCCGAGTACGTGATGGATCAGAAGGTCGTCCTCGAGCGAAACCCGAATTACTGGAAGGTCGACCGGTTCGGCAACCAGCTTCCTTACTTCGATAAGCTCGAATACCTCATCATCAAAGATGACGAAGTCAGGCTCGCGAAATTCATGTCCGGCGAGATCGATTACATGGCAGTCTCGGCCAAGGACTTCCCGGTGTTGAAGGCTAAGGAGAAGGCGGGAGCGCCGTTCACGGTCTTCATGGCCCAGCCCACCCAGCCGACGCCGAGCCCGGTCCACATCTCCTTTAATTACGACGTCGCCAACCCCGATCTGAGGGAACTCTTCAGGAATACTGACTTCCGCAGGGCCATGGAATTCCTTCTCGACAGGCAGAGGATCATCGATGAGGTGTACAATGGGCTCGCGATCCCTGGCGGGGGCCTTGTCCTGCCCTCCAATAAGGCCTTCTACAATCCGAAGGTCGAGGAGATCATGAGACCGTACGATCCCAAGCAGGCGAACGCCATCCTCGACAAGCTCGGCCTCAAGAACAGGGGCCGTGACGGGTTCAGGCTGTTCCCCAATGGGAAGAGAGTTGAGTTCACGCTGACAGTTGCCAGCGCACCGCAGGATCACCAGGACATCGCTCTGATCTTCAAGGAAGACCTGGAGAAAGCCGGCATCAAGGTCAATCTGCAGATTCTCGACGCGACGCTCGTCGGGAACATGTTCGGCGCGGGCAATTTCGAGGCAGGCATCAGGGCATTCGGGAACCAGCCTGACCTCGAGCTCCGCAAGGCCATATGGCAGCCTGGAACACAGCTGTATTACTGGCACTATTCAACGCTGGACAAGAACACGCTCACGGCAATCACGAGCAACATGACTGACTGGGAGAAGAGGCTTTATACCCTCTTCGACCTAGGCTCGGTCACGACCGATCCGGCCAAGAGGAAGGCCGTCTACGACGAGGTGCAAGAGATCTACTTCGACGTGGTCCCTGTCATCTTCGTCACCAAGGAGATGAACCTCTTCGCGGCCAACAAGTCGCTGGGCAACGTTTGGCAGGACAAACAAGGCGTGGTATACTTCTCGACCTATACAGCATACAGGCAGTAGCGTCCGCAACGTCGGCGGCGCTTGTCGCTTGTGCATGCCGGTTCGGCTGAGCCGTGTTCGGTTGGGGCGTGGAGGGGGAGATCGTCCTCCCCCTCCCCCTCCGCCGGTAATCGGTGGCCCGGGCCGGGTCATGGTTTCAGCTTAAGGTCCTAAACTGGCAGGGGAGAGGGCGCGGATGCGGGCGTTCATAGCGAGAAGGTTCCTCATTATGATCCCCATGATGGTTCTCGCGTCGGTGATCTGTTTCTGGATCACCGAGCTGCAGCCCGGGGATTTCGTCAGCCAGTACCTGGATAACCCAAGGATATCTCCGGAACAGATCAGGCTTCTGAGAGAGCGGCTCGGGCTCGACAGGCCCGCTTATATAAGGTACCTGATGTGGGCGAAAGCCGTGGTGACGAGGGGGGACTTCGGTTACTCCTTTGCTTACGAGCGGCCTGTCGCGGACCTCATATGGGAGCGGATGGGTTGGACCGTCATGGTCGCGCTCTTGACAGTTGTGTTTCAGTGGCTCCTTGCCGTGCCCATGGGCATTTACTCGGCCCTACACCCTTATTCACCCTTGGATTACACCATGACCATCGTGGGGTTCATCGGCATCTCGATCCCTGATTTCTTCCTCGCGCTGATAATGATGTTCTTTGCGCTCAAGGCTGGCGCCACATCCATCGGAGGGCTGTTCTCAGTTGAGTTCATAGGCGCCCCATGGGGCCTCGCGAAATTCGTGGACCTTCTCAAGCATTTGTGGATGCCCATCGTGGTGGTTGGGGTGGGTGGCCTGGCGGGGCTCATGAGGGTGATGAGGGGCAACATGCTCGATGTGGTGGGCTCCCCGTTCGTCACGGCTCTCAGGGCCTATGGTCTAGACGAGCGACGCATCAGGACGCACGCCGTGAAGAACGCGCTCAACCCCATGGTGAGCATCGCCGGAGCGGAGCTTCCCAACATATTCAGCGGCACGATAATCGCAGCCATCGTGCTGAACCTCCCCACGATGGGTCCGTTTTTCTACAACGCGCTGCTCAATCACGACCAGTACCTGGTCATGGCCTTTTTGATGTTCATCGCGTTCATCACACAGATCGGAAACTTGCTTGCTGACATCGCGCTCGCCTTCCTCGATCCGAGGATAAGGATGAGCTAGAGCTGGGAGCGTCCACATGGAAGGAACCAGAAAAAGGGTTGTCGAGAGCTTTTTCAAGCACAAGCTGGGTATGGTCGGGCTGGTGGCGCTCGCGATACTCTATTTCGTGGTGCTCCTCGCCGATTTCATATCCCCGTACAATTTCGCTGAGACCCACAGGAACTTCGTTTATGCCCCGCCTTCGAAGATAAGGTGGACGGATCCCGATGGCAGATGGGTCGGGCCTCACATATACGGGATGAAGAGGAGCAGGGACCCCGTCACCTTCGAGCTGGTCTATGTCGAGGACACCACCACCGTGGTGCCGATAAGGTTCTTTGTGAGGGGAGAGAAATACAGGTTCCTGGGGCTTTGGGAGACAGACCTGCACCTCTTCGGCGTGGAGGCGTCCACCGACAAAGCGATGCTTCTCCTCCTCGGCGCTGATAGATTCGGCCGTGACCTCTTTTCCAGGATCCTGGTCGGCGGCAGGGTGTCCATGACCGTCGGCCTCCTCGGGACGTTCCTCAGTGTCTTCATCGGGGCGATCGTAGGGGCGCTCTCGGGTTACTACGGTGGATGGGTTGATGTGCTCATCCAGAGGTTTACCGAGCTCCTCAGGTCATTTCCGAGGATTCCGTTGTGGCTTGCGCTTGCGGTGATCATCCCGCCGAGCTGGCCCAGCACTTGGGTGTACTTCGGGATCGTGACGGTGCTTTCTCTCATCGGCTGGATGGGGGTGGCGAGGGTCATGCGCGGAATGACGCTCAGCCTTCGCGAGAAGGAGTACATTCTCGCGGCCAAGGTGATGGGCGTCTCAGATTGGAAGATCATCACGAGACACTTGATACCGAATACCCTGAGCTACCTCATCGTCGTGTCGACCTTGTCCATCCCAGGGATGATCCTCGGCGAGAGCACCATCAGCTTTCTTGGCCTCGGCATCAAGGAGCCCATGACTAGCTGGGGGCTTTTGCTCAGCCAGGCCCAGTCTCTGAGCGAACTCGAGTCCCACCCGTGGCTGATGGTGCCCGGACTATTCATAATGGTAGCCGTGCTCTCCTTCAATTTCGTGGGGGATGCCTTGAGGGACGCGGTTGATCCATATAGGACGGTTGAGAAGGTATGACCGGCACGAGCGAACGCATTCTCACGGTGCGCAATCTGAAGACCTACTTCCCGACGCCCGAGGGCATCGTGCGGGCGGTGGACGACGTCAGCTTCCACCTGGACAGGGGGGAGGTCCTTGCGCTCGTCGGCGAGTCCGGATGCGGAAAGAGCGTTACCGCCCACTCCATACTGGGGCTCGTCAAGGCGCCTCCGGCGAAGATCGAGGGCAGCATCGTCTTTTGCGATCGCGAACTGGTCGGGCTGTCTCAGGCGGAGTACCGGCAGATCAGAGGGATGCGCATCAGCATGGTGTTCCAGGAACCCATGTCGTCGTTCGATCCCCTCTATACCGTCGGCCAGCAATTGACAGAAGTCGCCCAGGCGCACATGCCGTGGAGCGCCGCGGAGGCCAAGGAGAGGATAATCGCTACGTTAAGGCTGGTCCACATCCCCGATCCTGAAAAGCGCTACAACGAATACCCGCACGAAATGAGCGGGGGCATGCTCCAGAGGATCATGATCGCCATGGCGCTCATAACCAGCCCCGACATAATCATCGCGGATGAACCCACCACGGCGCTGGACGTCACCATCCAGGCACAGGTGCTCAACCTCATGCAGGACCTTCAGAGCGGGTACGACGGGTCCATCATCTTCA from Bacillota bacterium encodes the following:
- a CDS encoding ABC transporter permease; its protein translation is MEGTRKRVVESFFKHKLGMVGLVALAILYFVVLLADFISPYNFAETHRNFVYAPPSKIRWTDPDGRWVGPHIYGMKRSRDPVTFELVYVEDTTTVVPIRFFVRGEKYRFLGLWETDLHLFGVEASTDKAMLLLLGADRFGRDLFSRILVGGRVSMTVGLLGTFLSVFIGAIVGALSGYYGGWVDVLIQRFTELLRSFPRIPLWLALAVIIPPSWPSTWVYFGIVTVLSLIGWMGVARVMRGMTLSLREKEYILAAKVMGVSDWKIITRHLIPNTLSYLIVVSTLSIPGMILGESTISFLGLGIKEPMTSWGLLLSQAQSLSELESHPWLMVPGLFIMVAVLSFNFVGDALRDAVDPYRTVEKV
- a CDS encoding ABC transporter permease: MRAFIARRFLIMIPMMVLASVICFWITELQPGDFVSQYLDNPRISPEQIRLLRERLGLDRPAYIRYLMWAKAVVTRGDFGYSFAYERPVADLIWERMGWTVMVALLTVVFQWLLAVPMGIYSALHPYSPLDYTMTIVGFIGISIPDFFLALIMMFFALKAGATSIGGLFSVEFIGAPWGLAKFVDLLKHLWMPIVVVGVGGLAGLMRVMRGNMLDVVGSPFVTALRAYGLDERRIRTHAVKNALNPMVSIAGAELPNIFSGTIIAAIVLNLPTMGPFFYNALLNHDQYLVMAFLMFIAFITQIGNLLADIALAFLDPRIRMS
- a CDS encoding ABC transporter ATP-binding protein; protein product: MTGTSERILTVRNLKTYFPTPEGIVRAVDDVSFHLDRGEVLALVGESGCGKSVTAHSILGLVKAPPAKIEGSIVFCDRELVGLSQAEYRQIRGMRISMVFQEPMSSFDPLYTVGQQLTEVAQAHMPWSAAEAKERIIATLRLVHIPDPEKRYNEYPHEMSGGMLQRIMIAMALITSPDIIIADEPTTALDVTIQAQVLNLMQDLQSGYDGSIIFITHDLGTVAEIADRVHVMYAGKIVEKAQVVEMFDNPLHPYTAGLLASRVKREYKGKELPYIEGYVPRADQFPDGCRFNPRCPRAMAKCKELEPPEFELGRGHTVACWLYEGSEAG
- a CDS encoding DUF1015 domain-containing protein, translated to MAKIMPFRAVYYDPLKVGADLGAVIAPPYDVVNAEEGRRLADRSPWNVVRLELTVPPPGGQDPALYANAARLWQAWRREGVLAVDREPFLYLCEHEFEWQGTRYTRTAVIGLLDLSEGVLPHEETMAHAKEDRINLLRATHALPSPMIGLYEDPSGKAARALASVRDGSEPDLVATLEEEVLRVWRIRDAATSAAVAEVVGAGPVVIADGHHRCESMKRLARETGDRRHMRILAALVSTADPGLVVLPTHRVVAGWPEGSEARLAERMLSVFDIVDTVDAAAFFINSKPPAPEGCEDLASRLWTRLCSQISSSGNRTSFAMVTRAGLWVLAYCGDTPEMLRRLDLEIAEEAASCKAAIPGAACEVAYTHHGPADIAAILSGKAQVAIFPPAVAASEILKKACDGYLFPKKTTYFLPKAPAGLLMWDMGSL
- a CDS encoding ABC transporter substrate-binding protein, with amino-acid sequence MRRLWLVVLACVLLMSASVLAAPYVEQEDLTPSAKPIRGGTLRLALPASPQSFLFYGALDNNAYTVIGQTMTGLVELHPVTNAIRPGLAESWETSPDGKEVVFHLRDVKWSDGVPLTADDVIFTFENFIMNPVAKGNSVDRFTIVDTSDGKKKPIQWVKINDKTVKAVLPSPFGPFYMNLSAAYIYPKHKLESKIDKKRPDSVNELWLTNTNPKEIIANGPYRIAEYVMDQKVVLERNPNYWKVDRFGNQLPYFDKLEYLIIKDDEVRLAKFMSGEIDYMAVSAKDFPVLKAKEKAGAPFTVFMAQPTQPTPSPVHISFNYDVANPDLRELFRNTDFRRAMEFLLDRQRIIDEVYNGLAIPGGGLVLPSNKAFYNPKVEEIMRPYDPKQANAILDKLGLKNRGRDGFRLFPNGKRVEFTLTVASAPQDHQDIALIFKEDLEKAGIKVNLQILDATLVGNMFGAGNFEAGIRAFGNQPDLELRKAIWQPGTQLYYWHYSTLDKNTLTAITSNMTDWEKRLYTLFDLGSVTTDPAKRKAVYDEVQEIYFDVVPVIFVTKEMNLFAANKSLGNVWQDKQGVVYFSTYTAYRQ